The proteins below are encoded in one region of Bdellovibrio bacteriovorus:
- a CDS encoding class I SAM-dependent methyltransferase, giving the protein MTDKYTVAPEHTAVRVALWRALHVKIDPPPHIFTDEVGAALVDEKDWQNRQDMAPGFSKSMRASIVGRARFIEDLLKEEIKNGVTQYVILGAGLDTFAQRHPNIASHIQIFEVDQPGPQAWKKKRLLEKGFEIPESLHFVPVDFEAGESWWDRLLAAGFNPAKPAFVVSTGVSMYLTKETNLTTFQQIAKLAKGSTFATTFMLSLDLLPDQERSIMEFVMKKAAESGTPFNSLFSPEEILALARKAGFSESKYVSAQDIYNRYFSLRTDGLSAGTAEAFLVATT; this is encoded by the coding sequence ATGACTGACAAATACACCGTAGCTCCAGAACACACCGCCGTTCGAGTCGCCTTATGGCGGGCTCTTCATGTTAAAATTGATCCTCCACCGCACATCTTTACGGACGAAGTTGGCGCGGCACTGGTCGATGAAAAAGACTGGCAAAATCGCCAAGACATGGCACCCGGTTTTTCTAAAAGTATGCGGGCCTCTATCGTTGGCCGCGCACGATTTATTGAGGACTTGCTGAAAGAAGAAATCAAAAACGGCGTCACCCAATATGTTATTCTTGGAGCGGGTCTTGATACGTTTGCCCAACGTCACCCCAATATCGCTTCGCACATACAAATCTTTGAGGTCGATCAGCCCGGCCCACAAGCATGGAAAAAGAAACGCTTGCTTGAAAAAGGCTTTGAGATTCCTGAATCACTTCATTTTGTCCCTGTGGATTTTGAAGCGGGAGAATCCTGGTGGGACCGTCTTCTCGCTGCGGGCTTTAACCCTGCAAAACCCGCCTTCGTTGTGTCGACAGGTGTCTCGATGTATCTGACAAAAGAGACTAACCTAACAACCTTCCAACAGATCGCAAAGCTAGCTAAGGGTTCTACGTTCGCGACAACTTTTATGCTTTCGTTGGACTTACTTCCTGATCAAGAACGTTCGATCATGGAATTCGTGATGAAAAAAGCGGCGGAGTCTGGAACTCCATTTAACAGTCTTTTTTCTCCGGAAGAAATTTTGGCTCTTGCACGCAAAGCGGGCTTTAGCGAGTCCAAGTATGTTTCTGCGCAGGACATTTACAACCGTTACTTTAGCCTTCGCACCGATGGCTTGAGCGCCGGCACCGCCGAAGCCTTTTTAGTGGCGACGACGTAG
- a CDS encoding S1 family peptidase, translating into MNTIAKLLVLLTTVFFVACAPSADDGGVVLSDTSAGIFGGDKVDSDERIAQSTVGIYNTEKKAICTGTLIAKNVVLTAAHCLVGSKSEMEIRFGTKISKGVSRKVVEALREPHYTNTIIFGPERDIALIKFAGSLPSGYRPINILNDFSVLTAGKKITVAGYGRSLPKMKMGEGTLRKTQLKILKPFYMKDEIQFDQSDDTGSCHGDSGGPAYTTENGELKVFGVTSKVRTTKERKHVCDGTVIYTRIDFHLPWVEKVLRDFGTLN; encoded by the coding sequence TTGAATACGATTGCAAAACTCTTAGTACTCTTAACTACGGTCTTTTTTGTGGCTTGCGCTCCTTCAGCAGATGATGGCGGTGTTGTTCTTTCAGACACGAGTGCGGGGATTTTTGGGGGAGATAAAGTCGACAGTGATGAGCGTATTGCTCAGTCGACCGTGGGTATCTACAATACAGAGAAGAAGGCCATTTGCACTGGGACTTTGATTGCGAAAAATGTCGTTCTTACCGCGGCTCACTGTTTGGTGGGTTCAAAATCCGAGATGGAAATCAGATTCGGGACAAAAATTTCTAAAGGGGTTTCACGTAAGGTGGTCGAAGCTCTTCGTGAACCTCACTACACAAACACAATCATCTTCGGCCCAGAGCGTGACATCGCCCTTATAAAATTCGCAGGCAGTCTGCCTTCAGGCTATAGACCGATTAACATCTTGAACGATTTCTCAGTGCTGACCGCCGGAAAAAAAATCACCGTTGCAGGATATGGTCGCAGTTTGCCAAAAATGAAAATGGGTGAGGGAACCCTTCGCAAAACTCAGCTTAAAATCTTGAAGCCCTTTTACATGAAAGATGAAATTCAGTTTGATCAATCTGATGATACCGGCAGTTGCCATGGCGACTCGGGTGGTCCGGCTTATACGACTGAAAATGGCGAGCTTAAAGTTTTCGGTGTCACGAGCAAAGTTCGTACGACGAAAGAAAGAAAACACGTTTGTGACGGCACAGTGATTTACACTCGTATCGACTTTCATCTTCCCTGGGTTGAAAAAGTTCTTCGGGATTTTGGAACTCTGAACTAA
- a CDS encoding HEAT repeat domain-containing protein produces the protein MKFNALRYLILPWFALFCSIIAALVLDGTVIHFLPFVYEYYLALIGAGALICLYFNFRTLTKAGIWIAHSLPTHLRTNPWWWFARAAVAIAFAYIIYGMGKADWAPVVWQAAVIPVVSMICLFFAIRSLMGPVLVWCSRVAFSRISAFILSWPIFLLVPIVALFLGRTISTAYRESRPDFAFSQRAETRSDETEQASTEENAETPVVQAVSAVAVELKHAAESGESCNDKNKLVQRTLTPQGEADSVYWAIKAVACTEMKSVVGLPKLADIMLKHPNSVVRAAAISQMMKFGAANVKQIGYLLVKRITDKEPLPVIEASSLVMLKLGEEERAWVSKRLTNLLDTPKTSALASKILVSELKKEDVVNNFVATNLSEESSEKNLAISMVCSLPEKARHFNEEQINVIVASIKTGDAEDPAVKALECLGPVGLTALQKEIFTPQKTDKSLAARAFAEVEWKDSKSVLETASSCVHDKENGVREWCSQALGQSGAPAIPNILKLLKSDDENLKAVATRALSFVDDPAAKDKLMEERSKNSGWMANKKNLEWARAIDHALVNMEVSQH, from the coding sequence ATGAAATTCAATGCCCTTCGTTATTTGATCTTGCCGTGGTTTGCACTTTTCTGTTCCATTATCGCGGCCTTGGTTTTAGATGGTACTGTCATTCACTTTCTTCCTTTCGTTTATGAATATTACTTAGCACTTATCGGTGCTGGTGCCCTGATCTGTCTTTATTTTAATTTCCGCACGCTGACTAAAGCAGGGATTTGGATTGCACATTCTTTACCGACGCACCTAAGAACAAATCCGTGGTGGTGGTTTGCTCGCGCCGCGGTCGCCATCGCCTTTGCTTACATTATTTATGGTATGGGAAAAGCGGATTGGGCCCCCGTGGTTTGGCAGGCGGCGGTGATCCCCGTTGTTTCCATGATCTGTCTATTCTTTGCGATTCGCAGCTTGATGGGCCCTGTCCTTGTCTGGTGCTCGCGTGTTGCTTTTAGCCGCATCTCTGCTTTTATCTTAAGCTGGCCGATCTTTCTTTTAGTCCCGATTGTTGCTTTGTTTTTAGGAAGAACAATTTCGACGGCGTATCGTGAAAGCCGCCCAGACTTTGCCTTTTCTCAACGAGCCGAGACGCGTTCCGATGAAACAGAACAAGCTAGCACCGAAGAAAACGCTGAAACTCCTGTCGTCCAAGCGGTTTCGGCCGTAGCTGTAGAACTAAAACATGCCGCTGAGTCCGGAGAATCCTGCAACGATAAAAATAAACTCGTGCAAAGAACTTTGACTCCGCAGGGTGAAGCTGACTCTGTGTATTGGGCTATTAAAGCTGTTGCCTGTACGGAGATGAAGTCTGTCGTCGGACTGCCAAAACTTGCAGACATTATGTTGAAGCATCCAAATTCTGTCGTACGAGCCGCAGCCATCAGTCAAATGATGAAGTTTGGTGCCGCGAATGTAAAACAAATCGGTTATCTGTTAGTAAAACGCATCACCGACAAAGAACCTCTTCCGGTTATTGAGGCGTCTTCATTAGTGATGCTAAAACTGGGAGAAGAAGAACGCGCGTGGGTGAGCAAAAGACTGACAAATCTTTTGGACACTCCGAAAACCAGTGCCTTGGCCTCTAAGATCTTGGTGTCCGAATTAAAAAAGGAAGACGTCGTTAATAACTTCGTCGCTACGAACTTGTCGGAAGAAAGTTCTGAAAAAAATCTGGCGATCAGCATGGTGTGCTCTTTGCCAGAAAAAGCCCGTCACTTCAACGAAGAACAAATCAACGTCATTGTTGCTTCTATTAAAACTGGCGATGCCGAAGATCCTGCTGTGAAAGCTCTGGAGTGCTTGGGTCCTGTGGGCCTCACCGCTTTACAAAAAGAAATCTTTACGCCACAAAAAACGGACAAGTCCCTAGCCGCGCGCGCTTTTGCCGAGGTGGAGTGGAAAGACAGTAAAAGCGTTTTAGAGACCGCAAGCTCCTGTGTGCACGACAAAGAAAATGGTGTTCGTGAATGGTGCAGTCAAGCCCTGGGACAATCTGGAGCTCCGGCCATTCCTAACATTCTTAAACTTCTAAAATCGGACGACGAAAATCTCAAAGCGGTCGCCACACGGGCTTTAAGTTTTGTCGACGACCCTGCCGCTAAAGATAAATTGATGGAAGAGCGTTCCAAAAATTCAGGTTGGATGGCCAACAAGAAAAACCTGGAATGGGCTCGTGCCATTGATCATGCTCTGGTCAATATGGAAGTATCTCAACACTAG
- a CDS encoding TetR/AcrR family transcriptional regulator: MSKEEISKKIKDAAVVEFMKWGLDAASMEDIAKGAQVSKRTLYKYYPTKEAVFDDMVLELVEVACGGPTIVYSKSESLESQVKELVEKKAELLTSEEYLTTARIVLSEVMKGKKLSAKHLAKFNESEIKFLKWIESAKKDGKIKAKISNQVIADQMHAFIKGQLFYPVLFGMKKVTANDLKNIKKMTVEFFFKMFC; encoded by the coding sequence ATGTCAAAAGAAGAAATCTCAAAAAAAATCAAAGACGCGGCCGTCGTCGAATTTATGAAGTGGGGCCTTGATGCGGCTTCTATGGAAGACATCGCGAAAGGCGCTCAGGTCTCGAAAAGGACTCTTTATAAGTATTATCCAACCAAAGAAGCCGTTTTTGACGACATGGTCTTAGAGCTGGTGGAGGTCGCTTGCGGGGGGCCGACCATCGTTTATTCAAAAAGCGAAAGTCTGGAGTCACAAGTGAAAGAACTTGTGGAAAAAAAAGCGGAGCTTCTGACATCGGAAGAATATCTAACCACGGCGCGCATTGTTTTAAGCGAGGTCATGAAGGGGAAGAAACTCAGTGCAAAGCACCTTGCAAAGTTCAATGAGTCGGAAATCAAATTTTTAAAATGGATTGAGTCTGCAAAAAAAGACGGAAAAATCAAAGCCAAGATTTCCAACCAAGTTATTGCGGATCAAATGCACGCCTTTATCAAAGGTCAGCTTTTTTATCCTGTTTTATTTGGCATGAAAAAGGTGACGGCAAACGATCTTAAGAACATTAAGAAAATGACAGTTGAATTCTTCTTCAAGATGTTTTGTTAA
- a CDS encoding P1 family peptidase translates to MKYNFRPGPRNRITDVDSIRVGQAEDQKAWSGVSVILFDNPAVAAVDVRGGAPGTRDTDALNPSCLVDRVDAIVLSGGSVFGLGASSAVTDTLASRGIGFPIGPARAPIVPSAVLFDLLNGGDKGWGDKSPYWNLGRSALDAASLDFKLGCAGAGFGAKAGPFKGGLGSASSVSGDGLQIGAIVAVNCVGTAVMPGQSSFWAWPFEQANEMGGQPIPTAPIDFNSAAEAWTGSPLDSLTNQAGENTTIGVVATNARLTKAEAQRVAIMAQDGYARSIRPVHTPFDGDTVFAASTGTWGADIQERADLVNRIGLVAADCLARAVARGVYEATALGALPAYRDVHGKNLRVK, encoded by the coding sequence ATGAAATACAACTTCCGTCCCGGCCCTCGTAATCGTATCACTGACGTGGACTCTATTCGTGTCGGTCAAGCTGAAGATCAAAAGGCATGGAGTGGTGTTTCCGTCATTCTGTTTGATAATCCGGCTGTTGCCGCGGTGGACGTGCGCGGTGGTGCGCCTGGCACTCGCGATACCGACGCTTTAAATCCCAGCTGCTTAGTGGACCGCGTGGATGCTATCGTATTAAGTGGTGGATCTGTTTTTGGTTTAGGCGCTTCTTCTGCCGTCACGGACACTTTGGCGTCGCGTGGAATTGGATTTCCTATTGGTCCTGCTCGCGCACCCATTGTTCCTAGTGCCGTGCTTTTTGATTTACTCAATGGCGGCGACAAAGGTTGGGGTGATAAATCACCTTATTGGAATTTAGGACGTTCCGCTCTTGATGCGGCTTCGTTGGATTTTAAATTAGGTTGTGCGGGTGCAGGCTTTGGCGCCAAAGCAGGGCCTTTTAAAGGCGGACTAGGAAGCGCCTCTTCTGTTTCCGGTGATGGTTTACAAATCGGCGCGATCGTCGCTGTCAATTGCGTAGGAACTGCTGTGATGCCGGGTCAGTCCTCCTTCTGGGCATGGCCGTTTGAGCAAGCTAATGAAATGGGTGGACAACCCATTCCCACGGCACCCATTGATTTCAATTCGGCCGCAGAAGCATGGACGGGTTCCCCGTTAGACAGTCTCACAAACCAAGCCGGCGAAAACACAACTATCGGAGTTGTCGCAACGAATGCTCGCTTAACAAAAGCTGAAGCCCAACGTGTTGCGATCATGGCTCAAGATGGATATGCGCGCTCGATCCGTCCAGTGCACACTCCTTTCGATGGCGACACGGTGTTTGCGGCTTCTACTGGAACTTGGGGAGCTGACATTCAAGAACGGGCGGACCTTGTCAATCGTATCGGTCTTGTCGCTGCCGATTGTTTAGCGCGCGCGGTGGCTCGCGGAGTTTATGAAGCTACGGCTTTGGGAGCTCTTCCGGCTTACCGAGATGTGCATGGCAAAAACTTGCGCGTGAAATAA
- a CDS encoding MBL fold metallo-hydrolase: MVGCAAFGTRPGKDYQEKFSQSPNYDKNEKAFVNRQQEAIKEMRKRAMSFSTLKEWFSKGENRTPAHPLPEVKPDLAEFLKPSDHLKTIWFGHSTFLLNMDGKIILVDPVFSGSAAPFSFMVKRFQKTVLDLHSLPEIDYIVISHDHYDHLDMTSIQFFKGKKARFLTPLGVSSHLIGWGIESSRITELDWWQSHKVDGIEFVATPAQHFSGRTGLRDNETLWASWVLRNDKHNIYFSGDSGYDIHFKEIGEKYGPFDIAFIECGQYNEKWKEVHMLPEESMQAYADLKAKRFFPVHWGMFVLAFHAWNDPILKLQEASTSKGINLVTPRLGQIVVVNDDYKNEAWW, from the coding sequence ATGGTTGGTTGTGCTGCATTTGGAACTCGTCCCGGTAAGGACTATCAAGAAAAATTCTCTCAGTCGCCGAACTACGATAAAAACGAAAAGGCCTTCGTGAATCGTCAGCAAGAGGCCATCAAGGAAATGCGCAAGCGCGCGATGTCTTTTTCGACCTTGAAAGAATGGTTTAGCAAAGGTGAAAATCGCACGCCGGCTCACCCCCTACCCGAAGTGAAGCCGGATTTGGCTGAGTTCCTAAAACCTTCCGACCATTTAAAAACCATCTGGTTTGGTCACTCGACGTTTTTACTTAATATGGACGGAAAGATTATTTTAGTGGATCCCGTGTTTTCAGGAAGTGCGGCTCCGTTCTCTTTCATGGTCAAAAGATTCCAGAAAACCGTCTTGGATCTTCATTCTCTGCCAGAAATTGATTATATCGTAATCTCTCACGATCATTACGATCACCTCGACATGACTTCCATTCAATTTTTCAAAGGTAAAAAGGCGCGATTCCTGACTCCGCTAGGAGTTAGCTCTCACCTGATCGGCTGGGGCATTGAATCTTCGCGCATCACAGAGTTAGATTGGTGGCAAAGTCACAAGGTCGATGGGATTGAGTTCGTCGCCACGCCCGCGCAACATTTTTCGGGCCGCACAGGTCTGCGCGACAACGAAACTCTTTGGGCTTCTTGGGTTTTAAGAAATGACAAACACAATATCTATTTTAGTGGAGACTCAGGATACGATATTCACTTTAAAGAAATCGGCGAAAAATACGGCCCCTTTGACATCGCCTTTATCGAATGCGGTCAGTACAACGAAAAGTGGAAAGAAGTGCATATGCTTCCCGAAGAATCGATGCAAGCTTATGCCGACCTTAAAGCAAAGCGATTCTTCCCAGTGCATTGGGGCATGTTTGTCTTGGCCTTCCATGCTTGGAACGATCCTATCTTAAAACTGCAAGAAGCCTCGACGTCAAAAGGAATCAACTTAGTGACGCCTCGTCTGGGGCAAATCGTTGTTGTGAATGACGATTATAAAAATGAAGCATGGTGGTAG
- a CDS encoding 2-methylaconitate cis-trans isomerase PrpF family protein, which yields MSLLSYPCTYMRGGTSRALIFNENDLPTERAGWDDIFLRALGSPDIYGRQLNGMGGGISSLSKVAILKPSTREDADVEYTFAQVSVTEKKVDYKGNCGNISSAVGPYAVYKKWVSVSGPEAHVRIYNTNTQKVIHAHFPVENGEVVFSGDLEIPGVSGSGSPIRLEFQDPGGAATGKLLPTGNTRDILKLSNGKSLQVSMIDAANACVFLNALDLGLRGDESSAELDRPNLLKALEEIRLEASVAMGIASSIEDAKKSIAIPYLGLVAPRYSSEMDFSLRVIASGQPHKALPLTVSLCAAVSAKLPGSLIHEVLENKSLDEVRIGIPSGVLTLNAKVEEKNSQYVALSGSFYRTARILFEGRVFV from the coding sequence ATGTCACTTCTATCTTATCCCTGCACTTACATGAGAGGCGGCACAAGTCGTGCTTTGATCTTCAACGAAAACGATTTGCCTACGGAGCGTGCGGGGTGGGATGACATTTTTTTACGAGCTTTAGGAAGTCCTGATATTTACGGCCGTCAATTAAATGGCATGGGTGGTGGTATTTCTTCTCTGTCCAAAGTAGCCATCTTAAAGCCTTCCACTCGTGAAGATGCCGATGTCGAATACACTTTTGCCCAAGTATCAGTGACCGAAAAGAAAGTCGACTATAAGGGAAATTGTGGGAACATCAGTTCTGCTGTCGGCCCCTATGCTGTTTATAAAAAATGGGTTTCTGTTTCCGGCCCTGAAGCTCACGTACGCATTTATAATACGAACACTCAAAAAGTAATTCATGCCCACTTCCCAGTTGAAAATGGTGAAGTGGTTTTTAGTGGTGATCTAGAAATTCCTGGAGTCAGCGGCAGCGGCTCCCCCATTCGTCTGGAGTTTCAAGATCCCGGCGGCGCTGCAACCGGGAAACTTCTTCCGACAGGAAATACAAGGGACATTTTGAAGTTATCTAATGGAAAATCCTTGCAGGTTTCGATGATCGACGCTGCGAATGCCTGTGTGTTTTTGAATGCCTTGGATCTGGGACTTCGCGGAGATGAGTCCTCCGCAGAACTCGATAGACCGAATCTTCTAAAAGCTCTTGAGGAAATTCGACTAGAAGCTTCGGTGGCAATGGGCATCGCTTCTAGCATTGAAGACGCGAAGAAATCCATCGCTATTCCCTATCTGGGGTTGGTGGCTCCCCGTTACTCTTCAGAGATGGATTTTTCTTTACGTGTGATTGCCAGTGGACAGCCGCATAAGGCTTTGCCTTTAACCGTTTCCTTGTGTGCCGCTGTGAGCGCGAAACTTCCAGGAAGTTTAATTCATGAAGTGCTAGAGAATAAAAGTTTAGATGAAGTTCGAATCGGAATTCCTTCGGGAGTTTTAACTTTAAACGCGAAGGTGGAAGAAAAAAACTCGCAGTACGTGGCTTTAAGTGGAAGCTTCTATCGTACCGCGAGAATTCTATTTGAAGGACGCGTGTTTGTTTAG
- a CDS encoding TfoX/Sxy family DNA transformation protein: MAKEPQELKWIESLLPEGEYRRKAMFGGFIYYIEDKAVLLIFESEGGSRTYKGKKYDFDLWNGCMFPVDKEFQEQALQRCPFLIPHPILPKWLYLPVHTEHFDELATEALKQAVRPNSYWGSIPKSKLKAKKDPFRGISDKMDTTRPRMFTDEPAETVLKRAKKISDLKNLGAESEKHFHKAGIKTPQQFIKLGWKKTLLKLIAMNPKHRHSIYAYALIGALTNTEFNLISQAEKDEARSFVQGLAKKEKELKKKALAKKAPQKVTKKKTKRKK, translated from the coding sequence ATGGCAAAGGAACCGCAAGAACTAAAATGGATTGAGAGTTTGCTCCCCGAAGGCGAGTATCGCAGGAAAGCGATGTTCGGCGGATTTATTTATTATATCGAAGACAAAGCGGTTCTTCTTATTTTTGAAAGTGAAGGTGGAAGTCGCACTTACAAAGGAAAAAAGTACGACTTCGATCTTTGGAACGGGTGTATGTTTCCCGTCGACAAAGAATTCCAAGAGCAGGCCTTGCAGCGCTGTCCTTTTTTGATTCCTCATCCCATTCTGCCGAAGTGGCTTTATCTACCCGTTCACACCGAACACTTTGATGAATTGGCAACCGAGGCTCTTAAGCAAGCCGTTCGCCCGAACAGCTATTGGGGAAGTATTCCGAAATCCAAGTTAAAGGCCAAGAAAGATCCCTTTCGTGGTATCTCTGACAAGATGGACACCACTCGCCCCCGTATGTTTACCGATGAACCAGCGGAAACGGTTTTGAAGCGGGCCAAAAAAATATCGGACTTGAAGAATCTCGGTGCCGAAAGCGAAAAGCATTTTCATAAAGCGGGAATAAAAACGCCTCAACAGTTTATCAAGTTAGGCTGGAAGAAGACGCTTCTAAAGTTGATCGCGATGAATCCCAAGCATCGCCACAGCATCTATGCTTATGCACTCATCGGAGCCCTCACGAATACGGAATTCAATCTTATTTCTCAGGCCGAAAAAGATGAGGCCCGCAGCTTTGTGCAAGGGCTAGCAAAAAAAGAAAAAGAACTGAAGAAGAAAGCTTTAGCGAAGAAGGCACCTCAAAAGGTCACAAAAAAGAAAACAAAGAGAAAGAAATAA
- a CDS encoding M23 family metallopeptidase: MKALKFPIACILLFSTPSTFAEKKVNLRGVYDVKIYQGPDRLYEDHDQHVGTDPGQPAPPDKNFPGDKGLCTAPRVASDCCNYKILDTVANKEVTYKGPKSVFSNETTARNWAAKLHPQLPFFLPFDGTEVSLIQGWYYDNGEAHSGVDSWRDSVQEGTDVAFDVVAVAPGRVVTKIWDNWFGNVVVIEHVAKDGSKYRSLYMHLRNGYTHDINAASAIISLDPNATDSFAKYSRYTRTHTSNLYWGEESHAIAVNVGDWVSTGQYIGKSGNTGAGGVGTGLNDDGTPMDTVRANNHLHFMLAVPNPKNATEWVFLDPFAVYAQMNTGCYAPLKTINFPRFFAPYFPDFHNVSWSLVDFYKGYYTNMGLGLQSLSVYTSGGSVKAAGTFDDKVGFPWAAEGWLSANEFNKAVHAYDLKGLLPRELQVQVHNGQPRFTALWKKNSGLPYYVFTNMNDADFQTKYNYLVINQGFRVEDYVSYPVGGTRRHAAVFVQDGLEFQIWYGLDHQQYLTKSSELLLQGWKSTSLTAATFSKGDRFGGVWMKMPGDWVTVMDMTSDVYQSKYNEMSNQGYRLWKVQAYGAGGKFGAIWTK; the protein is encoded by the coding sequence ATGAAAGCCCTAAAATTCCCGATCGCCTGCATTCTTCTTTTTTCGACACCTTCGACATTTGCAGAAAAAAAAGTAAATCTTCGTGGCGTCTATGACGTCAAAATCTATCAAGGCCCTGATCGACTTTATGAAGATCATGATCAGCACGTCGGCACAGATCCTGGCCAGCCTGCACCGCCTGATAAGAACTTTCCTGGCGATAAAGGCTTGTGTACCGCTCCACGTGTGGCGAGTGACTGTTGTAATTATAAAATCCTCGATACAGTCGCTAACAAAGAAGTCACTTACAAAGGACCTAAATCGGTTTTTTCAAACGAAACGACCGCGCGAAATTGGGCGGCGAAACTTCATCCTCAACTGCCCTTCTTTCTTCCGTTTGACGGCACCGAAGTCTCTTTGATTCAAGGTTGGTACTACGATAATGGCGAAGCCCATTCCGGAGTTGATTCATGGCGAGACTCCGTTCAAGAAGGCACAGACGTTGCCTTTGATGTCGTCGCGGTAGCTCCGGGGCGAGTCGTGACGAAAATTTGGGACAATTGGTTTGGCAATGTCGTGGTGATCGAACACGTCGCAAAAGACGGCTCGAAGTATCGCAGCTTATACATGCATCTGCGCAACGGCTACACTCATGATATAAATGCGGCAAGCGCGATTATTTCTTTAGATCCGAATGCCACAGACAGCTTCGCGAAGTACAGTCGTTACACTCGAACGCACACAAGCAATTTGTATTGGGGTGAAGAGTCTCACGCCATTGCCGTGAATGTCGGCGACTGGGTCAGCACTGGACAGTATATTGGAAAGTCCGGCAATACAGGCGCCGGTGGCGTCGGGACGGGACTCAATGATGATGGCACACCGATGGATACAGTTCGTGCGAACAATCACTTGCATTTTATGTTGGCAGTGCCCAATCCTAAGAATGCCACCGAATGGGTTTTCCTAGATCCATTTGCCGTTTACGCTCAGATGAATACGGGCTGTTATGCTCCACTGAAAACAATTAACTTTCCGCGCTTCTTTGCTCCCTACTTTCCTGACTTTCACAACGTCAGCTGGAGTCTCGTTGATTTTTACAAAGGCTACTACACGAATATGGGATTGGGTTTACAAAGCCTGAGCGTTTACACCTCAGGTGGGTCCGTTAAAGCGGCGGGAACTTTTGACGACAAAGTGGGCTTTCCTTGGGCCGCCGAAGGCTGGTTGAGTGCCAACGAATTTAATAAAGCGGTTCACGCCTATGATCTTAAAGGACTTTTACCACGGGAATTGCAAGTGCAAGTGCACAATGGTCAACCGCGCTTTACTGCCTTGTGGAAAAAGAATTCAGGCCTTCCTTACTACGTGTTTACAAATATGAACGACGCGGACTTTCAAACGAAGTACAACTATCTGGTCATTAATCAGGGCTTCCGCGTGGAAGATTACGTATCTTATCCCGTCGGAGGCACACGCCGTCATGCCGCCGTTTTTGTGCAAGACGGATTGGAATTTCAAATTTGGTATGGATTAGATCATCAACAATATCTTACGAAATCCAGCGAACTTCTTTTACAAGGCTGGAAGAGCACGTCGTTAACAGCGGCCACGTTCTCTAAAGGAGATCGCTTCGGAGGTGTGTGGATGAAAATGCCAGGTGATTGGGTCACTGTGATGGATATGACGAGTGATGTCTATCAAAGCAAGTACAATGAGATGAGTAATCAAGGATATCGTCTCTGGAAAGTGCAGGCCTATGGAGCGGGAGGAAAGTTCGGAGCGATTTGGACAAAATAA
- a CDS encoding substrate-binding periplasmic protein, producing the protein MRTFLFLLFMAILSSTSEAALPKIMVEDAWPPFAFKKQGQPAGLSVDLVQEAFRLVDEKPQLVQVPYPRCLALTAAGKFPACFNSAHSSEMNKDFLFPKESLFKSRGLIVTNLSSSARLKIERVTDLEGRSVALPTGFPFGPQFDENKKIKKIFTASDYNSLRMLKANRVAFIAIDEFVYYYLVKENPEFRNFSVLLLLSEEDIFVHFAKNEEGRLLLKKFEVGLAKLKKSPRYQEILESWIGPIKKDQEQILTSLPEAPPL; encoded by the coding sequence ATGCGTACTTTCCTTTTTCTTTTATTCATGGCGATTCTTTCGTCGACAAGTGAGGCCGCACTTCCAAAAATTATGGTGGAAGATGCGTGGCCTCCGTTTGCATTTAAAAAACAAGGACAACCCGCCGGACTTTCAGTCGATCTTGTACAAGAAGCTTTTCGTCTGGTTGATGAAAAGCCGCAATTAGTTCAAGTGCCCTATCCGCGATGTCTGGCGTTGACAGCCGCGGGTAAATTCCCTGCCTGTTTTAACTCCGCGCACAGTTCCGAAATGAATAAAGATTTTCTTTTTCCCAAGGAGTCTTTATTTAAAAGTCGCGGTTTGATTGTTACGAATCTTTCTTCTTCCGCCCGACTGAAAATCGAAAGGGTGACGGATTTAGAAGGTCGCAGTGTCGCCCTTCCTACCGGCTTTCCTTTTGGGCCTCAGTTTGACGAAAATAAAAAGATCAAAAAAATCTTCACGGCTTCGGACTACAACAGTTTGCGTATGCTTAAAGCCAACCGTGTGGCCTTTATCGCCATCGATGAATTCGTTTACTATTATCTGGTGAAAGAAAATCCCGAATTTCGCAACTTTTCGGTCCTTCTTCTTTTAAGCGAGGAGGATATTTTTGTGCACTTTGCAAAAAATGAAGAAGGTCGACTTTTGTTAAAAAAGTTTGAAGTGGGTCTGGCTAAGCTAAAAAAATCCCCGCGTTATCAAGAGATTCTTGAGTCATGGATTGGTCCCATCAAAAAAGACCAAGAACAAATCTTAACGAGTTTGCCCGAGGCTCCGCCACTTTAA